One genomic window of Elaeis guineensis isolate ETL-2024a chromosome 2, EG11, whole genome shotgun sequence includes the following:
- the LOC105057968 gene encoding glucan endo-1,3-beta-glucosidase-like, producing MVWDSIMYSLSILLFSSHHATHAAPSPHIGICYGTKGDNLPTPTEVIALLKGCSIRKLKLYDTNPQLLEAVAATIKPPDVLELAVTVRNEELASLAASPDAAIEWVGKNILPFRNPVLSFQDILVGNEVVPGENACYVVDAMQNLHSALQHANMTKCMVSTVVSYSVLQNTFPPSQAIFTSEANEIMEDLVAFQLSLPSGIRGYVYINLYPYFSYAADPGNISSDHALFQGKSPMFKDGNLTYWNLFDAMYDAFLWALEKIGGTELTVMVGESGWPSAGNGASTTPELASTYLTNFYNHISEAGTPKLPPKVGFEGAYVYALYDENLQPAGVEQHFGLFYPNMKPVYTANPMCQIN from the exons ATGGTGTGGGACTCCATCATGTACTCCTTGTCGATACTACTATTCTCATCCCACCATGCTACCCATGCAG CCCCCTCCCCCCATATTGGCATATGTTATGGCACAAAAGGAGACAATCTGCCAACTCCAACAGAAGTCATAGCCCTCTTAAAAGGCTGCAGCATCAGGAAACTGAAGCTCTATGACACCAACCCTCAACTGTTGGAAGCAGTGGCAGCCACAATAAAGCCACCCGACGTGTTGGAGCTCGCCGTCACCGTGAGGAATGAGGAGCTGGCCAGTCTTGCTGCTAGCCCGGATGCCGCCATTGAGTGGGTGGGCAAGAACATTCTCCCCTTCAGGAACCCAGTGCTTTCCTTCCAGGACATTTTGGTTGGCAATGAGGTGGTTCCTGGAGAGAATGCCTGCTACGTCGTCGATGCCATGCAAAACCTACATTCTGCTCTCCAACATGCCAACATGACCAAGTGCATGGTCTCGACCGTCGTCTCTTACTCGGTGCTTCAGAACACCTTCCCTCCTTCTCAGGCCATATTCACCTCAGAAGCCAATGAAATCATGGAGGACCTCGTGGCCTTTCAGCTAAGCTTGCCTTCAGGCATCAGAGGCTATGTATACATCAACTTATACCCTTACTTCTCTTATGCTGCTGACCCAGGAAATATCTCTTCGGATCATGCATTGTTTCAAGGGAAGTCTCCAATGTTCAAAGATGGCAACCTGACCTACTGGAATCTCTTCGACGCAATGTATGATGCCTTTCTGTGGGCTTTGGAGAAGATTGGTGGAACTGAGTTGACCGTGATGGTAGGGGAGAGTGGCTGGCCATCTGCAGGCAATGGTGCATCTACAACCCCGGAGCTCGCCAGCACCTACCTCACCAATTTCTACAACCACATCAGTGAAGCTGGGACTCCCAAGCTTCCCCCAAAGGTGGGCTTTGAAGGAGCCTATGTGTATGCTCTCTATGACGAGAACCTTCAGCCTGCAGGAGTGGAGCAGCACTTTGGCTTGTTTTACCCCAATATGAAACCTGTGTACACCGCTAACCCAATGTGTCAAATTAATTAG
- the LOC105057975 gene encoding uncharacterized protein, with translation MWRLGSHSITGNLGPKSISSKPSSANVDCSDDEATPHAHREEGLECPICWESFNIVENVPYVLWCGHTLCKNCILGLQWAVMKFPSLPVQLPLFISCPWCHLLSFRLIYRGDLKFPRKNYFLLWMVESMNCDQAKSYSSFNTDSQLVCPPNGGLTVGNNNNHQNLRRIPQYRHLDDSHSSTNQPGLRANYVNVERIHSLLQESLVFFVHLTAKFPLVLIFLLIVLYAIPASAAILALYILVTILFALPSFLILYFAYPSLDWIVREIVT, from the coding sequence ATGTGGAGGCTTGGTTCACACTCCATAACTGGAAATTTAGGTCCAAAAAGCATCTCATCGAAGCCAAGCTCTGCAAATGTTGATTGTTCTGATGACGAAGCTACACCACATGCTCATAGGGAAGAAGGGCTTGAATGCCCAATATGCTGGGAATCTTTCAACATTGTGGAAAATGTGCCGTATGTTTTATGGTGTGGCCACACCCTCTGCAAGAACTGCATCCTAGGACTTCAGTGGGCTGTCATGAAATTTCCATCTCTACCTGTCCAGCTTCCCCTCTTCATTTCATGCCCATGGTGTCACTTATTATCTTTCCGGCTGATTTACAGGGGTGATCTAAAGTTTCCAAGAAAGAACTACTTCTTACTCTGGATGGTTGAGAGCATGAACTGTGACCAGGCAAAATCTTATTCTTCATTTAACACAGACAGCCAACTGGTATGCCCTCCAAATGGTGGTTTGACTGTGGGCAACAATAACAACCACCAGAACCTCAGAAGAATCCCCCAATACAGGCATCTGGATGATTCACATTCTAGCACAAATCAACCAGGTTTGAGGGCTAACTACGTGAATGTGGAGAGGATTCACTCATTGCTTCAGGAGTCGCTGGTTTTCTTTGTCCACTTGACTGCCAAGTTCCCACTGGTTCTCATATTCCTCCTCATTGTCCTATATGCAATACCTGCCAGTGCTGCCATTCTGGCCCTGTACATCCTTGTCACTATCCTGTTTGCACTGCCTTCTTTCTTAATATTGTACTTTGCATATCCTAGTTTGGATTGGATTGTCAGAGAAATTGTCACATGA
- the LOC105057983 gene encoding cyclic nucleotide-gated ion channel 2 — translation MSWFSKFHSFLSRWVGAFRHQNIRSDDDDDDNESNNESGSNPIPPAAVECYACTQPGVPAFHSTSCDRAHTPEWEAGAGSSLIPIQTQPAARPAVRRRRPNSWIFGSVLDPRSERVRLWNRAILLGRGVALAVDPLFFYALSIGRAGAPCLHMDGGLAAVVTVLRTCADAVHLLHVWLQFRVAYVSRESMVVGCGKLVWDARTIAAHYLRSLKGFWFDIFVILPVPQVVFWLVIPKLIREEETKFIMTILLFVFLFQFLPKVYHSICVMRRMQKVTGYIFGTIWWGFCLNLIAYFIASHVAGGCWYALAIQRVTSCIQQQCEEIKNCDLVSLACSKEVCYRLPLPSGMDKLACESKLTATTGIKNIPLCLNGNGPFRYGIYDWALPVVSSNSLAVKILYPIFWGLMTLSTFGNDLEPTSHSPEVIFSIIIVLSGLMLFTLLIGNIQVFLHAVMAKKRKIQLRFRDMEWWMKRRQLPSRLRQRVHQYERQRWLAMRGEDEMDMIKDLPEGLRQDIRRYLCLDLIKKVPLFHNLDDLILDNICDRVRPLVFSKGEKVIREGDPVQRMVFIVLGQLKSSQRLSKGMMATCMLGPGNFLGDELLSWCLRRPFVDRLPVSSATFECVEPTEAFGLDALHLQYIIEYFRYQFANERLKRTARYYSSNWRTWAAVNIQLAWRRCKKRTRGMANPPSEPGDSEQRLRLYAAIFMSLRPHDHLE, via the exons ATGTCTTGGTTCTCTAAATTCCACTCTTTCCTCTCAAG GTGGGTGGGAGCGTTCCGGCATCAAAACATCCGGTCggacgacgacgacgacgacaATGAAAGCAACAACGAGAGCGGCAGCAACCCGATACCGCCGGCCGCGGTGGAGTGCTACGCATGCACGCAGCCCGGCGTGCCGGCGTTCCACTCCACGAGCTGCGACCGCGCCCACACGCCCGAGTGGGAGGCCGGCGCTGGCTCCTCCCTGATCCCCATACAAACCCAGCCCGCCGCCCGCCCTGCGGTCCGCCGCCGGCGGCCGAATTCCTGGATCTTCGGCTCGGTTCTCGACCCGAGGAGCGAGCGGGTCCGGCTGTGGAACCGGGCCATATTGCTCGGCCGTGGGGTGGCGCTGGCGGTGGACCCGTTGTTCTTCTACGCGCTGTCCATCGGGCGGGCCGGCGCGCCGTGCCTGCACATGGACGGCGGGCTGGCGGCGGTGGTGACGGTGCTGCGCACGTGCGCCGACGCGGTGCACCTGCTGCACGTGTGGCTGCAATTCCGGGTGGCGTACGTGTCGAGGGAGTCGATGGTGGTGGGTTGCGGCAAGCTGGTGTGGGACGCCCGGACCATCGCCGCCCACTACCTGCGATCGCTCAAAGGCTTCTGGTTTGACATCTTTGTGATCCTCCCCGTGCCCCAG GTTGTCTTTTGGTTGGTTATACCCAAActgataagagaagaagagactaaGTTCATAATGACGATACTTCTGTTCGTCTTCTTGTTCCAATTCCTTCCCAAGGTATACCACAGCATCTGTGTGATGAGAAGGATGCAGAAAGTTACTGGCTATATTTTTGGAACAATCTGGTGGGGTTTTTGCCTCAACCTGATCGCTTACTTCATTGCGTCTCAT GTAGCTGGAGGGTGCTGGTATGCTCTTGCGATTCAACGTGTCACCTCATGCATCCAACAACAATGTGAGGAGATCAAGAATTGTGATCTTGTCTCATTGGCCTGTTCGAAGGAGGTCTGCTACCGCCTTCCCTTACCATCAGGCATGGACAAATTAGCATGTGAGAGTAAGTTGACAGCAACCACTGGAATCAAAAATATTCCACTTTGCTTAAATGGCAATGGACCATTCCGTTATGGGATCTATGATTGGGCTCTCCCTGTTGTTTCCAGCAACTCACTTGCTGTTAAAATCCTTTATCCTATATTTTGGGGACTCATGACTTTAAG CACTTTTGGCAATGATCTTGAGCCTACTAGTCACTCACCGGAAGTGATATTCAGTATAATCATCGTATTAAGTGGACTAATGCTCTTCACTTTGTTGATTGGTAATATTCAG GTATTCTTGCATGCCGTCATGGCGAAGAAGAGAAAGATACAATTACGGTTTCGAGACATGGAATGGTGGATGAAGCGAAGACAACTACCATCACGCTTGAGGCAGCGAGTCCACCAGTATGAACGCCAAAGGTGGCTTGCAATGAGAGGTGAGGATGAAATGGACATGATCAAAGACTTGCCAGAAGGACTAAGGCAGGACATAAGGCGTTATCTCTGCCTTGATCTCATCAAGAAG GTGCCCCTATTCCACAACTTGGATGATCTTATCCTTGACAATATATGTGATAGAGTTAGACCTCTAGTTTTCTCCAAGGGTGAGAAG GTAATCAGAGAAGGAGATCCTGTTCAACGCATGGTGTTCATTGTCTTGGGTCAATTGAAGAGTAGCCAGCGTCTTAGCAAAGGCATGATGGCCACATGCATGCTAGGCCCAGGAAACTTCCTAGGGGATGAGCTCCTGTCATGGTGTCTCCGCCGCCCATTTGTCGATCGGCTACCAGTTTCTTCTGCCACCTTTGAGTGTGTTGAGCCAACCGAGGCATTTGGCTTAGATGCACTCCATCTTCAATACATCATCGAGTACTTTAGGTACCAATTTGCAAATGAAAGGCTCAAAAGAACAGCAAGGTACTATTCATCAAACTGGAGGACATGGGCAGCTGTTAACATACAGCTTGCCTGGCGCCGCTGCAAAAAGAGGACTAGAGGCATGGCGAATCCACCATCTGAACCGGGTGACAGTGAACAACGCCTTCGGCTCTATGCTGCAATATTCATGTCACTTCGTCCTCATGACCACCTTGAATAG